The following proteins come from a genomic window of Micromonospora echinofusca:
- a CDS encoding BON domain-containing protein: protein MTTAAADRTDERIQRDVLDELAWDAQAQPNEIGVSVDDGVVTLTGQVDAYARKWAAQRCAQRVRGVRAVADDVEVRLPGEPGRTDAEIAIAAGRALEWDSFVPAERLDVTVANGWVMLRGEVEFGWQRRTAERELRRLRGVRGVTNLVEVRPVTRPDTGRTRRDLQRALGRGIGTERVTVELDGDTVVLTGVVRSWWERDEAERVAWSAEGVRAVRDRLLVGG from the coding sequence ATGACCACGGCAGCGGCCGACCGGACGGACGAGCGGATCCAGCGGGACGTGCTCGACGAGCTGGCCTGGGACGCCCAGGCGCAGCCCAACGAGATCGGGGTGAGCGTCGACGACGGCGTGGTGACCCTGACCGGGCAGGTCGACGCGTACGCGCGCAAGTGGGCGGCGCAACGCTGCGCGCAGCGCGTACGGGGGGTGCGGGCGGTCGCCGACGACGTCGAGGTGCGCCTGCCCGGCGAGCCGGGGCGTACGGACGCCGAGATCGCGATCGCGGCGGGCCGGGCGCTGGAGTGGGACAGCTTCGTCCCGGCGGAGCGGCTGGACGTCACCGTCGCCAACGGCTGGGTGATGCTCCGCGGCGAGGTCGAGTTCGGCTGGCAGCGGCGTACCGCCGAGCGGGAGCTGCGCCGGCTGCGGGGCGTACGCGGGGTGACCAACCTGGTCGAGGTGCGGCCCGTCACCCGTCCCGACACCGGTCGGACCCGGCGCGACCTCCAGCGGGCGCTGGGGCGGGGCATCGGCACGGAGCGGGTGACCGTCGAGCTGGACGGGGACACGGTCGTGCTCACCGGCGTCGTCCGTTCCTGGTGGGAGCGGGACGAGGCGGAGCGGGTGGCCTGGTCGGCCGAGGGGGTGCGGGCGGTGCGGGACCGTCTTCTCGTGGGCGGGTGA
- a CDS encoding glycosyltransferase family 4 protein: protein MVVPPWLSVPPPGYGGLEQVVTGLVETLVDRGHAVTVFGAGQEHGTAAAFVSTVPELQFDRLGEALPELAHLARVNHRVHAGDFDVVHDHTTIGPLIAGHRAVPTVATVHGNPVGEYGDVLSETDRGVGLVAISHAQRRLNPALGWVGTVHNAMDVRGVPHKSAPGRGPVLWLARFSPDKGPDLAIRACREAGLPLVLAGKCNEPAERRYYDQVVRPLLGEDVRVVLDADRAEALRLLVEARCLIMPIQWDEPFGMVMVEAMATGTPVVALDRGAVPELVRSGRTGLICERVDELPGALRAATELDPAACVAHVAESFSTERMATGYEEVYRRFIARTAPDRAAREPVRAPAR from the coding sequence ATGGTCGTGCCGCCGTGGCTGTCGGTGCCGCCGCCCGGCTACGGCGGCCTGGAACAGGTGGTGACCGGCCTGGTGGAGACGCTGGTCGACCGGGGTCACGCCGTCACCGTCTTCGGGGCCGGCCAGGAGCACGGGACGGCGGCCGCGTTCGTCTCCACGGTGCCCGAACTCCAGTTCGACCGGCTCGGCGAGGCGCTGCCCGAGCTGGCCCACCTGGCCCGGGTCAACCACCGCGTGCACGCGGGCGACTTCGACGTCGTGCACGACCACACGACGATCGGCCCGCTGATCGCCGGCCACCGGGCCGTGCCGACGGTGGCCACGGTGCACGGCAACCCGGTGGGTGAGTACGGCGACGTGCTCAGCGAGACCGACCGGGGGGTCGGGCTGGTGGCCATCTCGCACGCCCAACGCCGCCTGAACCCGGCGCTGGGCTGGGTCGGTACGGTGCACAACGCGATGGACGTCCGGGGCGTGCCGCACAAGAGCGCACCCGGGCGGGGGCCGGTGCTCTGGCTGGCCCGGTTCAGCCCCGACAAGGGCCCGGACCTCGCCATCCGGGCGTGCCGGGAGGCCGGCCTGCCGCTGGTGCTGGCGGGCAAGTGCAACGAGCCGGCCGAGCGTCGCTACTACGACCAGGTGGTCCGGCCCCTGCTCGGCGAGGACGTGCGGGTGGTGCTCGACGCCGACCGGGCCGAGGCCCTGCGGCTGCTGGTCGAGGCCCGTTGCCTGATCATGCCGATCCAGTGGGACGAACCGTTCGGCATGGTGATGGTGGAGGCGATGGCGACCGGCACGCCGGTGGTGGCGCTGGACCGGGGGGCGGTGCCGGAACTCGTCCGGTCCGGCCGGACGGGCCTGATCTGCGAGCGCGTGGACGAGCTGCCCGGCGCGTTGCGCGCGGCGACGGAGCTCGACCCGGCGGCCTGCGTCGCGCACGTGGCGGAGAGTTTCTCCACGGAGCGGATGGCCACCGGCTACGAGGAGGTGTACCGCCGCTTCATCGCACGGACGGCCCCGGACCGGGCGGCCCGGGAGCCGGTCCGGGCCCCGGCCCGCTGA